A genome region from Arachis duranensis cultivar V14167 chromosome 6, aradu.V14167.gnm2.J7QH, whole genome shotgun sequence includes the following:
- the LOC107493595 gene encoding uncharacterized protein LOC107493595 — protein MTKKRSWKNNETVVLTEECSAIIQHKLPQKLKDPGSFQIPCIIREITVEKALCDLGASINLMSLAMMKKMKIEEAKPTRMALQLADRSFKFPHGLVEDLLVKVGDFIFPADFVVLDLEEGAKTSIILGRPFLATAGAIIDVQKGELVLRLHEEKMTFNVFKAMRYPHDLLGECMRLDSVEALVQETLEEELEASTEEELATSEKAAAAEIHVQSGLEEKEERKEAPKLELKALPTTLKYAYLGENKSYPVIINSALSQEQEEELLQVLRRHKDAIGWTLADLMGISSAICMHKILIEEGARPSIHPQRRLNPSMKEVVQKEVMKLWQGGVIYPISDSQWVSPVQVVPKKGGITVVPNERNELIPTRTITGWRMCIDYRKLNEATRKDHFPLPFMDQMLERLAGHAYYCFLDGYSRYNQIVVDPRDQEKTSFTCLYRVFAYRRMPFELWQRKDNLVHVICYASEVLNYAQRNYTTTEKELLAIVFACDKFRSYLIGAKEFNIEIRDKKGVENKVADHLSRIHHEEGGTHDTSVNELFPDEQLMTIHKAPWFADIANFKCSDGILRRCVSEEEGREVLWNCHGSCYGGHFGGDKTATKVLQSGFFWPTLFKDAKELVKSCNDCQRSGNLPKGNEMPQNFILELELIDVWGIDFMGPFPTSYSNKYILVVVDYISKWVEAIATLMNDNKMVMNFLRKNIFSRFGVPRALISDGGSHFCNRPYTF, from the exons atgaccaaaaagagaagctggaagaatAATGAGACTGTGGTACTTACAGAAGAATGCAGCGCCATCATCCAACACAAATTGCCTCAAAAATTGAAGGATCCTGGGAGTTTCCAAATCCCCTGTATCATTAGAGAAATCACTGTGGAAAAGGCCTTATGTGATCTAGGAGCCAGCATAAACCTAATGTCTCTAGCAATgatgaaaaagatgaagattgaagaagccaaaccaacaagaatggccctcCAACTAGCAGATAGGTCATTCAAATTTCCCCATGGGCTAGTAGAAGACTTGTTGGTGAAGGTGGGAGACTTTATTTTCCCAGCAGATTTCGTAGTACTAGACTTGGAAGAAGGAGCTAAGACCTCCATCATCCTGGGGAGGCCATTTTTAGCCACTGccggagccattattgatgtccaaaagggtgaacttgTCCTCAGATTACATGAGGAGAAAATGACATTCAATGTGTTTAAGGCCATGAGATACCCACATGACTTATTGGGAGAATGTATGAGGCTGGACTCAGTAGAAGCTTTGGTACAAGAAACTCTTGAAGAAGAGCTTGAAGCATCAACAGAAGAGGAATTAGCAACAAGCGAAAAAGCTGCAGCCGCTGAAATACATGTTCAAAGTGGGCTAGAAGAGaaggaggaaagaaaagaagcacCCAAATTGGAGCTTAAGGCACTGCCAACCACTCTtaagtatgcatacttgggaGAAAATAAAAGCTATCCAGTAATCATAAATTCAGCTCTCAGCCAAGAACAAGAGGAAGAGTTGCTTCAAGTCTTACGACGGCATAAAGATGCGATTGGATGGACACTTGCTGACTTGATGGGAATTAGTtcagccatatgcatgcataaaatacTCATAGAAGAAGGTGCCAGACCTTCCATTCATCCCCAAAGAAGGTTAAATCCATCAATGAAAGAAGTAGTGCAGAAAGAAGTCATGAAGTTGTGGCAGGGAGGAGTAATCTATCCAATCTCAGACAGCCAATGGGTCAGTCCAGTTCAAGTGGTTCCCAAGAAAGGGGGAATCACTGTGGTGCCCAATGAAAGGAACGAGCTAATCCCTACAAGAACCATTACAGGCTGGagaatgtgtattgactacaggaaGCTTAATGaggccacaagaaaagatcatttcccactCCCCTTCATGGACCAAATGTTGGAAAGACTTGCGGGAcatgcatattattgttttctagatgggTATTCAAGATAcaaccaaatagtggttgatccaagagaccaagagaaaacatcattcacttGCCTATATagagtgtttgcctacaggcgcATGCCATTCGAGCTAT GGCAGAGGAAAGACAATTTAGTCCATGTGATATGCTATGCTAGCGAAGTCCTCAATTATGCTCAAAGAAACTATACCACTACTGAAAAGGAGTTGCTAGCAATAGTTTTTGCATGtgacaagttcagatcatatctcattggtGCTAAA GAATTCAATATTGAAATCAGAGACAAGAAAGGAGTGGAGAATAAGGTAGCAGATCACTTATCCAGAATCCATCATGAGGAAGGTGGAACACATGATACAAGTGTGAACGAGCTCTTCCCTGATGAGCAATTGATGACAATTCACaaagcaccatggtttgcagacattgccaACTTCAAG tgTTCAGATGGAATCCTTAGAAGATGTgtctcagaagaagaaggacgagAGGTCCTATGGAATTGCCACGGCTCATGCTATGGAGGCCATTTTGGAGGGGACAAAACTGCAACAAAGGTGTTACAAAGCGGATTCTTTTGGCCCACCCTTTTTAAGGATGCTAAAGAACTAGTAAAGAGCTGCAATGattgccaaagatctggaaACTTGCCCAAAggaaatgagatgccacaaaATTTCATCCTGGAATTGGAACTGATTGATGTGTGGGGAAtcgatttcatgggaccattcccaaccTCATACTCAAACAAGTACATCTTGGTAGTAGTGGATTACATTTCCAAGTGGGTAGAGGCTATTGCCACTCTAATGAATGATAACAAGATGGTCATGAACTTCCTCAGGAAGAACATCTTTAGCCGTTTTGGAGTCCCCAGAGCACTTATCAGTGATGGAGGGAGTCATTTTTGTAATAGACCATATACTTTCTAA